One genomic window of Roseateles sp. DAIF2 includes the following:
- a CDS encoding ABC transporter ATP-binding protein, giving the protein MYSWFEKLVSPYPDTPPPQPPSGFFAFVWSASKGMRTLIIGMTLLTAAFGAFEALLFAMLGSVVDWLANVPPGELWAKEKDNLLLLAGILLASPVLIALQAISKYQGLSSNFPMRLRWNFHRHLLGQSLSFYQDEFAGRVSAKLMQTALAVRDCWLIVTDILVFITIYFVTMMAVVGGIDLGLMLPFLGWLVLYLAALSYYVPRLGKAASQQADARSLMTGRITDAYTNISTVKLFSHSNREAQFARGAMQEFLSTAYRQMRLISGFEIVNHVLSMLLVASTAGVTLWLWSQGQVGVGAVAAATAMALRLNGISHWIMWEMAELFENIGTVQDGITTLSKAVAVKDAPDAVPLQVRQGEIRFENVGFAYGGKKQVLKNLDLQIRPGEKIGLVGRSGAGKSTLVNLLLRFYDIEQGRILVDGQDIARVTQDSLRAQVGMVTQDTSLLHRSVRDNLLYGRPDANDAQMIAAADRAEAHEFILSLTDPKGRKGFEAHVGERGVKLSGGQRQRIAIARVMLKDAPILLLDEATSALDSEVEAAIQRSLYRLMEGKTVVAIAHRLSTIAAMDRLIVMDGGEIVEQGSHAELLAKGGLYARLWAHQSGGFLGEDE; this is encoded by the coding sequence TTGTACAGCTGGTTCGAAAAACTCGTCTCCCCCTATCCGGACACGCCGCCGCCGCAGCCGCCCAGCGGCTTCTTCGCCTTCGTCTGGTCCGCGTCGAAGGGCATGCGCACCCTGATCATCGGCATGACCCTGCTGACCGCGGCCTTCGGCGCCTTCGAGGCGCTGCTGTTCGCGATGCTGGGCTCGGTGGTGGACTGGCTGGCCAATGTGCCGCCGGGCGAGCTGTGGGCCAAGGAGAAGGACAACCTGCTGCTGCTGGCCGGCATCCTGCTGGCCAGCCCGGTGCTGATCGCGCTGCAGGCGATCAGCAAGTACCAGGGCCTGTCCAGCAACTTCCCGATGCGCCTGCGCTGGAACTTCCACCGCCACCTGCTGGGCCAGAGCCTGTCCTTCTACCAGGACGAGTTCGCCGGCCGCGTCTCGGCCAAGCTGATGCAGACCGCACTGGCGGTGCGCGACTGCTGGCTGATCGTCACCGACATCCTGGTCTTCATCACGATCTACTTCGTCACGATGATGGCCGTGGTCGGCGGCATCGACCTGGGGCTGATGCTGCCCTTCCTGGGCTGGCTCGTGCTCTATCTGGCGGCGCTGTCCTACTACGTGCCGCGCCTGGGCAAGGCCGCCAGCCAGCAGGCCGATGCGCGCAGCCTGATGACCGGCCGCATCACCGACGCCTACACCAACATCAGCACCGTCAAGCTGTTCTCGCACAGCAACCGCGAGGCCCAGTTCGCGCGCGGCGCGATGCAGGAGTTCCTCTCCACCGCCTACCGCCAGATGCGGCTGATCAGCGGCTTCGAGATCGTCAACCATGTACTGAGCATGTTGCTGGTGGCCAGCACCGCGGGCGTCACCTTGTGGCTGTGGTCGCAGGGCCAGGTCGGCGTCGGCGCGGTTGCCGCCGCCACCGCGATGGCGCTGCGCCTGAACGGCATCTCGCACTGGATCATGTGGGAGATGGCCGAGCTGTTCGAGAACATCGGCACCGTGCAGGACGGCATCACCACCCTGTCCAAGGCGGTCGCGGTGAAGGATGCGCCGGACGCGGTGCCGCTGCAGGTCAGGCAGGGCGAGATCCGCTTCGAGAACGTCGGCTTCGCCTATGGCGGCAAGAAGCAGGTGCTGAAGAACCTGGACCTGCAGATCCGCCCCGGCGAGAAGATCGGCCTGGTCGGCCGCTCGGGCGCCGGCAAGTCGACCCTGGTCAACCTGCTGCTGCGCTTCTACGACATCGAGCAGGGCCGCATCCTGGTCGACGGCCAGGACATCGCCCGCGTCACGCAGGACAGCCTGCGCGCCCAGGTCGGCATGGTCACGCAGGACACCAGCCTCCTGCACCGCTCGGTGCGCGACAACCTGCTGTACGGCCGCCCCGATGCGAACGACGCGCAGATGATCGCCGCCGCAGACCGCGCCGAGGCGCATGAGTTCATCCTGAGCCTGACCGACCCGAAGGGCCGCAAGGGCTTCGAGGCCCATGTCGGCGAGCGCGGCGTCAAGCTCAGCGGCGGCCAGCGCCAGCGCATCGCGATCGCCCGCGTGATGCTGAAGGACGCGCCGATCCTGCTGCTCGACGAGGCCACCAGCGCGCTCGACTCCGAGGTCGAGGCCGCGATCCAGCGCAGCCTCTACCGCCTGATGGAAGGCAAGACCGTGGTCGCGATCGCGCACCGCCTCTCCACCATCGCCGCGATGGACCGCCTGATCGTGATGGACGGCGGCGAGATCGTCGAACAGGGCAGCCATGCCGAGCTGCTGGCCAAGGGCGGGCTCTATGCCCGGCTGTGGGCGCACCAGAGCGGCGGTTTCCTGGGCGAGGACGAGTAA